The DNA window TCATGTTAAGATACACTTGTACATCAACCCGTGCTCTCGCACGGGCTAGAATTTTTAGAGATATAAGTATTTGATATTGTTTAATAATCttttattccaaattataagatgttttgatttttttggatatattgtttttactatatatGTATCTAGACAGTACATCTATgtgtatagcaaaagctatgtatttaaaaactcaaaacgtcttataatttagaatgtagGAGTACATGTACATCTATCTAATAAAGAATTACTTATGTTAAATCATATTTTTTCTCTGTTTGTTTTCTAACATAAAAGACATAATAGATACTTCATAGTCTATATCAAGTTATCATAAAATTATTAATTACTATTCTTCAAGGAACTAATCCATATATTTTTTTATCCATATTCATATTTTCCCTTCGCATGGCACCTCTATATATTTTTAATATGCAATTACTTTGACACCTTACCGATCATGGTGGCTTGCATCATGTATCTATGAAGTCATAAAtctaaattttgtttttttaattttattcttATTGACTGCTAtgtatttttctctctcctcaagttAATTAAGTTGAAACACTTATGCTTATTGTATCTTTCATTAACTCTCTCTTTTGCACTTTTTTAAAATAAAGATTTTAGGTCATAGTGTATGTTCTTAAGTACTATAATAGCATAAGCCATTATTTGCGTGCACCATATCGCTTAAAATAAGTTATAGAGCTTAGAAGTGAGATCTTGGATACGGGTAGCAGTGCTAACCTCAACAGAATTTGAATACATATACCTTATTGTGAATGACATTTTACTCTAAAGCATTCTTAAAGGGCTAGGAAAATATAGCCACCAGTGGTCTCCCACACTTCTCAAAATGATTGAACTTTCCCATCATAGTTATGGTTATACTATAATATAGACATGTCAAACATTTTAGTTAAAATACATAAATATATCTAAAGTAATAATCTATACAAATTATATGTTATGGCTGCTAATATGGTTTTAAAAAATTCGTTAGTATCATTAGTACGTGAGTTGttaagaaaatattttttatgtgaTGAATATAACATATGTATTTTATTACTCATGCATGTTGGCACGACGCTATTGTAGAGACATATTTGTGCtctatttaggccctgtttggcataGCTCAGCTTCACCAATGAAGCTGTTTTTTAGGTTTTAGCTTCATAAGCAGCTTTTTTGTTGAAGCTAAAGCTGTTTTAGAAACTTGTTTGACAAAATAGCTTCAAGTGTTAGACCAAAACAATAAAATGAATGGACTgcccttttttatttatttttatttttttcctcgTCTCTTGTTCTCACGGGCGTCCACGACTCTTTCTTCCCACCGATGCTGGTCGTGGAGTCGTACGCAAGCCGCATGAAGGCCGCAAGCGCGATGGTGAGCCTAAGGCCGCGAGCCCGGTGGCCGCGTCCAAACGGTCCTCGCACCACGTGCTCCTCTTCGATAGCTGCACTCTACGCCCCGCATGGTAGCGGCGCCCGCGCTCACGTACGGCATCGTGGCGGCGCCCGCTCTCGCGTACGGCACGACGACGGAGCCCGCGCTCGCGTACAACATGGCGACGGCACCCAAGCCCAGCGAGGCGGCGTGCCCACAGTTCCTGGCTCCACACCTCCGTCACCCGGTCGGCTCCCCCAGCGGTGGCGTCCCCAGCCTCGCGCAGGAGCCCCAGCGGCTATGCCGGGGAGCCCCAGAGGCTGCTCGCGCGGCGAGCCCTGGAGGCCCCGACGGTCGTTCCCCGAGGCTGGCAACCGCAGTCCCACGCGGTGGCGAGCCCTCATGGTCGTGCCCCGACCCCGACCTTTAGCGTCGACGAGCCTGCACGGCCGCGCCCCAACCTTTGGCGGCAGGTCGCCCACGCGGCGGCAAGCCCCGGCGGCCACGCCCCGACCTCCGCCAACTACGCTGCAAGCACTTCGATGGCATACCCACGCACGAGACTAGGGGCAAATCTGACTTGGGTAGGTGCTGGGGCCTACTTGTGCAAGGTAAAGTTGGAATAAGCTACTATTTTCAACTTCACCCCAACTCTTTTCTTTATGAGGGGAGGAGAAAAATAGCTTCACCCATGACGTTGTTTTGGAAATGAGTGCTTGGCaaaaaaaaacagctcacaaTAGCTCTGAAGCTGTTGTGAGCTGTGTCAAACAGGCCCTTATTATCTAAACATTTTTTGTAATAGGAGATGTTGATACTAAGATGTAGATATTTGAGGGGTATTTAATCTTTTCTAATAATGAGATAAAAATTGAGTTATGTAAATTATGGATCATAATAAGAGGACGTTGGTAATTAAATGAAAATTTAGGTCTCCTTTAGATCATGTTCCTTAATGacattgtcgatgttttaccaccgatagcctgccacaggggtacccgggacagttgttcgggcttcggcgaatagcggaattcggcggttacgcaaagagactcacgatttatactggttcaggccctcgacttggtcgagtaataaccttacgtccagttttggcgttagcctgtttgcgttgtattgctttgagtatcgggtatgcgttctctcttacaatgggtaccctcaccagccctttatagtccaggcgctgagaggcgttgtttgtgtcctattcggatacaaggtcagagtcctaagctacgcttcgggcgcctttccttgtatagtttgcgttggagtttcggttttgcacgttgctttgctccgcgttcttcttggcgattgggctgtaggccttgttaccaaggtctacctccctgcagtatggtcctatggggggcccgtagggttccccatcgacaagcccccgagcatttcatgattgagcttcaagggccgagttgttgtagtcttgatctgggtccttcttgaagtgaaatcttgagatggtcttctttgattcttcttttggctgatgtgcacttttgcttgatgtcctccgggttctttttcctttgagtgcagcgagtgcaattttgcaaaaattgcactcattgagtgtagcccccgagccttctgttttttggtacaaaaagctggagggtcaaaaaatttgaaaatatgtttttctgtggtaggtacttgcagcccccgagccttctccgggttcttttctgttgaaaagaagccagaagaagggtcttgatttgtactcctttgatctttgtcttttgctggtcacggatgggtcttgtatagccatgagtgagcgtcttcttttactttttgtcaggaatcttgcttttgggtactattcgcctttgttgctttgctcttttgttcttttcctctttctttcttgtgatctttagccttgtttacctctggtttgctataaataccttctttgttggttgtggttcttccttgagtaggaaatttcttcttcaattctttcttcattcgtagatatgctggtgtgtgaggttgagcagcccccgggcttatgcttggttggtaatgatcatgctgctctatctgttcttctgcgtccgagctgccgctgctgccgccactaggttccttgttgcaatatttaagaatcttgtctctatcttatgtctgagtttatccggtcctgtttggccgtctgtaacctttgtatttgtcttcgatcaatgagatttataatttttctccgtccgagttctttttcaactgtaatcctttgacactgtaattttgtatgtgatccttcaCACGTCTCCGAGTTGTTTGTTCGGCTGCTTATTGCTGCTGtcattctggttgttggagaaTTCAATGTGTCTTCACGGGTTGTATTGCTGCTGTGGAATATTCTCTTGGATATGCTTTATCTTGTACTGTGGTTGTTCTGGGTATGTACTGTTCCTTCGTGATGGTCTAGTCACATCTGATTTTTTACTGAAGTCCTGGCTCTGCAGTGGTTCACATGGTTGTCCTTTTGGAGTTCTTTTTTCTTCCATGAGTCTGGCATATGTGCATCTGAGTTGTGCTATAAATATGGCCTATTGCTGATACCCTGCTGTgcagtttcttcttcttctttttgtagtCATGGATATTATAGTTTGGGAGCTCGACGAGCCCCCGGGCCTGTTctctttcttctgttttcttCTGCTAGTAAATGGTGTAGGTCTTGTGATAGAGACTAGTAGCAGGCTAGTCTCGAGGTGGTATTTAGCTGTAAGGGATATTGAGGCAAATGGTGTAGGACTTGTGATGTGAGTGATGCATGTTGCGTTGCCTCATCTTCCAGTGCCTGccctttcttttttgttcttcttaCAGTGATGATTGGCGCGTGTTCCGGCTTGTTCTTCGACAGTCCGTTGTAGATCAGCCATTATTCAGTCTTCTGTTGTGCCATTTAGGTTCAGTCCAATACAGATCAGCACGTGTTGAGAGATGGTGCGGGTTCTTCCATATTGACGTGGTTGTCGTTGTCAATCTTGGATGACTTGTGGGTGCCTTCTCTGTCACCTATAGCAATCTTGGATGTGCGCCTTTCCTTTGGAGAAAAGTACGTTCGAGTTGTTTTATCCTGCCTGGTAATATCGAATCTTGGTTCGAGGGTTGCAACCTCGTGCTGAATGATTTCCTTTGCTTTCTTCGTCGAATTCATCAGATCTTGTATTCTGTTGTAATCTCAATGTAcctttgatgaaatgaaaaaatatTCCTTTCTGCTCTGTGACTCGAGTTGTTTATTGATGTGGCCGAGCTCTTTTGTATGTTTGTACTGTGGTGTTTTGTCATGACTGACTTGTTGCATCCTTCTTTCCTGGTTGCCTCCTTGTGAATGTGTTAATTCGTCATGTATCCGTTATAGTCTGAACGGACCGTTGCCTTTTCGTTTTGTGTGCACGGTAATTGTGGAACGGTAACTTTGAAGGGCCTCTTCGGGCAATCCGCGTGATTTTGGGCCTCGTGGGCCGCTGTATTTTTCTTGTATAAAGATAACTGCTCTGTTACTGTTGGCTTAACTTGCCTTTGCAGTAAAAAATTCCCCAATCTCAGCCAAAACCCTAGCTCCGTTGTGCCTTCGATCTCCTGCTATTTCCGTCCAAATCTTGTCTTTGTTTTTCTGAGATGGTGgcgaagaacaagagcaagaataaGGGCAAATCTGTCGACGAGGAGGCGTCGCTCAAGGTGATCGAGAACACCGAATTTGTTGCGATGCGGAAAATGCAGAGGCAACTCCCCAAGCCATCGACTTCGGAGGCGGAGTTGGATCTGCTTGTTGCTCATGGCCTTCTTAGGAGAAATGTCTCTCTAATTTCTCTGGTCCTGGTGAGCACGATGTCCCTTCTCCCACTCCGAATCAATCTGTTCTTTTTGTTCCTTTTGTGCGGGCGGGGCTCTGTTATCCCCCgtccgatttcttgcttgagtttcttggatcctatgggattcaaatccatcatcttacccctaacggggttctttttctttctaccttcGTGCATTTTTGCGAAGTTTTCGTTGGAATTCCTCcaaatcttcttctttttcgtcATTTTTTCCGTGTGCGTTTGTCAGACGGAAATAATACTCCTTTTCTCGGCTGCTGCCTTATCCAATCCCGTCAGGGAGTTTCTTTCCCTTCTCTTACCCTTTCTGATTCTGTCAAGAATTGGGCGGAGAAGTGGTTTTATATTTCAAAACCTGCTCTTTCCTTTTCTCATGATCTTTCTGTTCTTCCCGTTCCCCTCTCTATTTGGAAAGATAAAATCTCTTCTGCTGAGCGTGCTGCTCTGAAGCCTGTACTCGCTCGAGTTGCAGTGCTTAAACAGGCAAGCTTAAGTGGCAATTGTATAGTTGCCAGTTTCTTGCTGTCGCCGGGTGCAACCTCTTATGCAGAGGGTGCATTACGGCTTTGAATATACTGGGCCCTCAGATCCTTCCTGACTTGTTCCTGATGTCGAGTTGCCTGAGGAGGTCATTCTTGAACGCCTGGGGCGTATTCTGGGTGGGGTCTCTGTGATGCCTGCTCGTGTTGAAGAGTATGATGCTGCTCATCCTCCTCCTGAGGTAAGTGGTAATCTCCTCCGAGTTCTTTTGGGTTTTTGTAATTCGTATTCTATttttgacttctttcttcttctcttgcaGGGTTTTGGTCGGGCTTTTAAGCTTGAGATAGCTGTTGCTGGTGGTGGCGGGGCTGTTGTTGAAGAGCCCGCCGAAgaaggagatgaagatgatgatgctgttgcCGGTCCTATGGTAGTTGCTGCTACCGGGCCGGGTTCTTCTTCTGCCAGGTTGATTACTGGCTTGTTTGAAGGTCACCACTCCTACGTTGAGTATGTTCCTGATCCTCGAATTGCTCAATATATCTTGTCATCCAGGAAGCGGAAGTCAGAGGTTGCTGCTAAGCATATTTTACCCAAGAGGCAACGTTCAATTCGTCAGATTGCCTCAACAGGTAATGTTCTCAGTAGGTGAGCTTGTGCTTTCTCCTGTGTTGTTTTTGCCTCTGTCTTTTGGTTTGCTTTGTTTTACTGATCCCAGCTTTTGTTGTCTTGATAGAAGGCCGGTCTGTTGTCTTGAGCGAGGTGGAgactgaggatgaggtccccttgATCACTCGACCGTAAGTCTTCCGCTGTAAATTTTCTTGTGCTTGTCTTTTTGCTCTTTTCCTAAATAACTGAATTGCTTTTTTCATTATAGTCGGAAACCAGCACCTTGTGCCCCTTCTGTGACAGTTGTATCTGCTTCTGTCCTGGAGGCCCTCCCAATCccctcctttgaggtggttgaggatgatttgttCGATGTGCCTCTCCCGAATCTTGGCTTCTCAGGGGTGGCTGGAAACTTTAAGAAGGTTATCAAGTaagtatatttatcttgtcttctGATTCGCCATTTTTGCTTTTGtctctgactggcccgagctctTTTTTCGAATGTAGGCCTTCGGAGGATACTTCTTCTTCCCTGGCTCTTGATGCTGGTGGACCTCTACAAGATTTTACTGCTGGTAAGTTATTTTCCCGTTTATGCTTGCTTTCTTGGTTTTTTCTTTTCTGTCTGACGGGTTGTTTTCTTTGTAGCTTCTCTTCCACGTATTGCCTCTCCTGCTCCGCGTGTTGAGGAGGAGGCTATTGGAACTCCGGTGTCTCCTCCAATGGAGCACCGAGTTGAAGTGAACTTAGGCAGCCCTTTTGCTGCTCCTATTCTGCCGACCGGGTTGTCCCTGTTGGACAACCTCGAAGCAGCTGCTCGGGAGGATGCAGTGAATGGGGAGCCGGCTGATAATAATCCTTCGTCTGTTGCTGCTGTGGATGCTGCTGGTACTTCTAGTGCCGGCCAGCCTTTGACTTCTACTCCAAGTACTCTCCTATTAACTCAGGGTGGGGAGGAGTTGGTCCAACTCGGTCGTGTTGAGCGGCTGTCTGAGTTGGTTTCTTTGTGGGAGAATTTCTCGGGCGCGTATGGCGCCAAACTCAaggtattcgagttctttttaacTTTCGATATTGGTTTTTTCTGCTGCTGTCTCACATATTTTTGCTTTGCAGTCTTTATTTCAAGATCAGGATGTCTTGTTCGGTCCTCATGAGGCGCAATTTACTGCCATTGCTGAAGCCAATTTGAAAAGAAAGGAAGATGAGCTGGCTCGGACTGAAGTTGTCCTGACTTATGAGAAGGCGCAGCGTGCTCTGATGGAGTCCGCCCTCAATGCTAAGGTGCTTGAGGCTGAGAAGGTGCGCGACTCATCTTTGCAGGCTGTTACTGCTGCTCAGAATGAGGTCTCCGCgttgaagaaagaaaaaactGGTGGGTTCTCCTTTCTTTGCATACTTGCTTTTTCtgccttgttttttctttctttctttgagttctttgtctgctttcttttcagctcttgtTAAGGATAAGGAGAGTTGGCAGAAAGAACGAGAGGAGATGGTCAATACCCTCCGTACTTCTCAAAATCAAGCCGAGTCTGTAAGTTCTTCTTCTGATATCAAATTGAAAGAGGCCCAAGATTTATTTGCTCAGGCCAAGCTGATTAGATCTGGAGCTGACCGTGACCTTGTTCAGGCTTTGAAGTCAGTGCAAGATTTGCAGGAGAAGTTAGCAGCTGCCCATGATCAATTCCGGGCTCTCCAAACTAAGCTGACAGGTGCCCAAGATCAATTCTGGGCTCTTTATGAAGCTGTGAAGCCTATTATTGCTGCTGTTTGTCGCCAGGAGGACTTTGCTCAAGGGTTGAGAGGCATTATCCCGGTGTTGTCAACTCGATTTTTTGAGTTTGTCAAGGGTGGTTTTTACCGTTGTGTAAACAATGTTATATCCTTCATCCGGGTTGCCACTCCTGATGCTCCTGCTTCAGCAGATTGTAGATCCTTCCATGACTGCAGAGTTTGCGCAGCGATGGGATGAGGCGAAGGTGGAGCTTGGTGGTCTTACAGACCAAATCTTGGAACAGATGGATGTGCTTCCTGCTGTGCCTCCAGCTCCTTAGATGTTTTGTGTAATGAACTTGTGGTTTCTTGTAATATATACTTGTCTCTGAAAATATGATCAGGCTTTGCCCTGCTTTTGAATTTGTCTTTGACTGAAATGAGCAGGCTTCGAcctgtctttctttttcttctgagatgtctttgaataatatggaaaagtttcgccctgtctttccttgtggcttttttctgctttgccatagcttgtttctTCTTGTGATGTAGTAGAGTTGATGGAGTTGATTATACTTTTCTTGGGGTAATCAACCGATTTGTACTGTAGATCgctccttgggcgaagtagtcgatcgtaccgctctttgggtcggcgaccgagttgtttggagtgtttgtgccgctctttgggcgaagtagtcgattgtaccactcttggggtagacgatcgagttgttggagtgtttgtgcccctccttgggcaacgtagtcgatcagtgccgctcttggggtaggtgaccgagttgttggagtgcttgtgtccctctctgggcgaagtagttgatcgtaccactcttgtggtaggcgaccgagctgttggagtgcttgtgccgctttttgggcgaagtagtcgatcgtaccactcttggggtaggcgaccgagttgttggagtgcttgtgccgcttcttgggcgaagtagtcgatcgtaccactcttggggtaggcgaccgagttgttggagtgcttgtgccgcttcttgggcgaagtattcgatcgtaccactcttggggtaggcgaccggatt is part of the Miscanthus floridulus cultivar M001 chromosome 9, ASM1932011v1, whole genome shotgun sequence genome and encodes:
- the LOC136480062 gene encoding uncharacterized protein, which codes for MVAKNKSKNKGKSVDEEASLKVIENTEFVAMRKMQRQLPKPSTSEAELDLLVAHGLLRRNVSLISLVLVILERLGRILGGVSVMPARVEEYDAAHPPPEGFGRAFKLEIAVAGGGGAVVEEPAEEGDEDDDAVAGPMVVAATGPGSSSARLITGLFEGHHSYVEYVPDPRIAQYILSSRKRKSEVAAKHILPKRQRSIRQIASTAFVVLIEGRSVVLSEVETEDEVPLITRPRKPAPCAPSVTVVSASVLEALPIPSFEVVEDDLFDVPLPNLGFSGVAGNFKKVIKPSEDTSSSLALDAGGPLQDFTAASLPRIASPAPRVEEEAIGTPVSPPMEHRVEVNLGSPFAAPILPTGLSLLDNLEAAAREDAVNGEPADNNPSSVAAVDAAGTSSAGQPLTSTPSTLLLTQGGEELVQLGRVERLSELVSLWENFSGAYGAKLKSLFQDQDVLFGPHEAQFTAIAEANLKRKEDELARTEVVLTYEKAQRALMESALNAKVLEAEKVRDSSLQAVTAAQNEVSALKKEKTALVKDKESWQKEREEMVNTLRTSQNQAESALKSVQDLQEKLAAAHDQFRALQTKLTGAQDQFWALYEAVKPIIAAVCRQEDFAQGLRGIIPIVDPSMTAEFAQRWDEAKVELGGLTDQILEQMDVLPAVPPAP